The Verrucomicrobiota bacterium nucleotide sequence GTATGCACGCGAAGAATTGCACCGCGCAAGAATCCCGCAGTCAAAGCCGAATGACCTCGAACGGGCGCGACGCTTTTTGGTTTCTTCCATGATGGCTATCAACGGGGTTTTTGGAGAGGAACGCGGCGGATTTTCGTATTCTGATTCTTACGCCCGCGATGGACGCGAGGCGCGGGTAAATCGCTGGTATAATTTGCCGGAGAGAATTTCCAAAGCTGCCGAGCGGTTGCGCAACGTCCGCGTGGAGAACAAGGACGCCAAAGAGTTGCTAAAACAATATCTCAACCGCCCAGCGACACTGGTTTATTTAGACCCGCCGTATCTGGCGGACCGAACGAACGGCTACAATCACGATGAAAATAATCCTGAATTTCACCGCGCGCTTCTGAAGCTGGCGACTCGCGCCCGTTGCATGATTTTTATCAGCGGATACGCGAACGATTTATACGAGAGCTTCCTGACTCGGAAAGCCGGTTGGAGTCGCAGAACCATTGAAGCGACGACCAGAGATTCATCCGGGCAAATTCACAAACGAACTGAAGTCATCTGGATGAACAAACATTTTCAGAAGGCGCAAATGTCCAGCCAGATTCCGATTGTTCTCACCAGGAAGGAATCAAAACAGAAGAAGTTGAATCCTTCACGAACGAGAGCATGAAAGTAGATGTTGTGTCCTTCAGTTTATCCAACGCGGCATTTTTATGGCGTAGTGAGCCAAAAGTAAGTGTTAACCGATGGAGGGCGAACGTGGTAATTCCTTTAGCCGCTTTCAGTTTGCTTATGCCGCGGGAAACTCGTAAGCTTTTTCAGAACAATTGAAATCTTAACCCGAAAAACTATGGCCGACAAAAACAGCAAACAGCCCGAAACCGTCCCCGGCAAATGGTATGTCGATCAGACCTGCGTCCCGTGCAGCGTCTGTCTGGAAGAGGCACCGACGCTGCTCAAGTTCAACGACGACCAGACGCACGTTTTTTTCATGAAGCAGCCGACC carries:
- a CDS encoding DNA adenine methylase; its protein translation is MMAINGVFGEERGGFSYSDSYARDGREARVNRWYNLPERISKAAERLRNVRVENKDAKELLKQYLNRPATLVYLDPPYLADRTNGYNHDENNPEFHRALLKLATRARCMIFISGYANDLYESFLTRKAGWSRRTIEATTRDSSGQIHKRTEVIWMNKHFQKAQMSSQIPIVLTRKESKQKKLNPSRTRA
- a CDS encoding ferredoxin; its protein translation is MADKNSKQPETVPGKWYVDQTCVPCSVCLEEAPTLLKFNDDQTHVFFMKQPTSPEEEAAAQKALEICPTGSIGNDGE